Genomic DNA from Bifidobacterium sp. ESL0769:
GGTCAGAACAACGTCAAGGTTTCGGCCACGGATGCCACCGATTCCGGACAATTCGTGGACTCGTACAACAACTATCCGCAGAATGTGCGCGATGCCATCGGCCAATACAACACCCATTCCTATGGCACCAACAGGCAACGCGTCGCACGCGATATCGCGCAAAGCGACAGCAAGCGGATCTCGATGAGCGAGGTGGACGGCTCTTGGCAAAACGGTGGATTCAATCCGTACGGCTTCGACAACGGGCTGGGCATGGCCGGCAAGATCAACAGCGACATCTACGCCCTGCAATCCGATGACTTCACCTTCTGGCAGGTAGTGGAAGACCTCTACAACATGTCGACGGCAGACACCGATATCAACGGCAACGCCGCCAATCCCAAGGGCGAGAACACGAACTGGGGCACCGTGCTCATCGATTTCGACTGCAATGTGGCCGGCACCGACGGCAAGCTCTATTCCGAACGCGACGTCGACAACAACCAGGGCCGCACCAACGGCATCAAGCCCTGCTCGGTGGTGGTCAACTCCAAGTACAACGCCGTGCGCGCTTACACCAAGTTCATCCATCGCGGCGACCGAATCATCGCCAACAATTCCACGGCCAACAATATGACCGCAACTTCGGCGGACGGCAAGACGCAAACCGTGATTCATCGCAACAACAGCTCGAAAGACGAAAAACTGGTCATCGACCTGTCTAAGTACGGCGACATCGCCGCAAACGCTTCCGGCAAGCTGTTCCTGACCACCGCCCCGGCGGCCAAAGACGACAAATACGCCGCCACGCTGGACTATATGAACCAGTACAGCAACATCGAGCAAAACAGCGACGCCGTGTCCATCGACGCGAAGGCCAAAACGGCCACGGTAACCATTCCCGCCAAGTCCATCGCCTCAATCGAACTCAATGGGGTCACCGGCGTCGCCAAGAATGTCGGACTCAATAACGGACAGTCCTACCAGCTGATCGGTCAGGGGTCGAACCGCAACCTTCAGGCCGCGCAAGACGGCTCGCTGACCATCGAGGACGCAGCCAACGACGCCACATCAGCAAAGTCGCAGATCTTCACCTTCAACGAGGTGGCCGCAGATCCTGCACGCCCGACGCTGCACCGCTACGTCATCTCCTCGGCCGACGGCGCCAAGATTCTCATGCAGGACGGCAAGTTCGCGGCGGGCAATGTCGCGAGCGCGAAAACCGACAAACATGCGATTTGGACGCTCAACACCGAGGACGGCGAACACTATAGCTTGGTGAACACCGCCGCGCAGCAGGCGTTGGAAGTCGGCGGCCAGAAGACGGCAGCAGGCTCCGCAGTCGGCACCTATATCTCCAACGGTGGTACCAACCAGGCCTGGTCGATCCGCGACGTTGTGGCCACGGGCATCAAGCCGGTCAAGGTGCAGACACCGATCGGCACGGTGCCCACGATGCCATCGTCGGTAACACCGTATTACACTTGGGGAACCGGCCAGCCCGCAACCGCCACTTGGAACACTTCATCCTTGGCGCAGCAGGTCAAGACTCCGGGAACCTACGCCGTCAACGGCCACGCCACTGACATCTACGGCAACACCATGGCCGCGCAAGCCAAGGTGTACGTAGGCAAGTTCTCGGTTTCTGACCCGGCATCGATCACCGTGGCCACAGGCTCCACGCTTGCACAGGTAAAGGCGGCTGCACCGGCAACGGCCAACGCCCATGTCGGCAGCTCCCCCGAGTTCGCCTCGGCTGCGCAATGGCAGTGGGGAGACCTCAATGACAGCGATTTCGCCCGCGCCGGCAAAAAGCAGGTGCCCGGTACACTCGACGACGGAGCGCACGGCACGATTCCCGCTTCCCTGACCATCTACGTCACCAATCCCAAGAACACCAACGGCGAGAACCTCGCGGCGGCCTTCTGCAGCAGTGCGGCGGCCTCGTCAACGGAAAACTCACATTCGGTCGCATACACGTGTGACGGCAAAACCGATGACAACTCATGGTCGAACTGGAGCAGCAGCCCCACCGACACCAACCCATGGCTGAGCTACACCTTCGACCACGCCCACGCACTCAACTCCTTGGAATTCGTCTCGTATGGCGAGGCGACGCCGAAAAGCTTCACCGTGCAGTACAAGAACGGCAGCGGGGACTGGACCGATTCGGGCATCACCGCACAGACTGGCGAGAACCTTCGCGGAGACGTCACCACAGTTGACATCAGCTCGCTGCCTGCTACAAGCGGCATCCGTCTGAATCTCACCTACCGCGATGACGCCAATTACTATGCGAAGGTCTCCGAAGTGCGGATCTTCGAAAAGCAAGTGGTCGCTTCCCCTTCAAACGACGCGACATTGGGCGACCTCCGTCTCGACGGCAAGCAGATCGAAGGCTTCAATCCGGCAAAGACCTCTTACGATGTCAAGCTGCCCTATGGCGCCGAAAGCAACCCAGTACTCCAGGCTTTCGCCGCAGACGGCGCCGCGAAGCTTTCCGTCAAGTGGGAACAGCCTTCCACACAGCGCTCCGCAACAGGAACACTGGATGATGACCCCGCAATCGGCGGGAAAGCAACCATCACCACACAGTCTGCAGACGGCACAACAACCCAAAACACTGTCGTCAACTTCATCCCGACAGCACTTCTGACAGGCCTGCGAGTGACGCCACCGACAAAGACCCAGTACGCCATCGGGGACGCCTTTGACACCACCGGAATGACGGTGACCGCCGTCTACACCGGAATCGAAAGAAGCGAGCAGACCACGCCAATCGCGCTGAACGACCCCGAGCTTTCCATCAGCGGCTTTGAATCGGCGAGCGCGGGCGACAAAACCGTGACCGTCTCCTATCGCGGCGTAAGCTCCACGTTCACCGTGCATGTGATGGCAAACAACAACGCCGGCACACCCGGGCAATCGGGACAGCCTGGGCAACCCGGACAAAAACCCAACGGCAACGCCGCCAACAAGCCGCAGCTCAGCGAGACAGGATCGTCAATCGTGGCACCCGTTGCCATTGCTCTGACGAGTCTCGCTGCCGCCGGCCTGCTGCTGGCCCTGCGCCGTCGCCGCGTCTGACATAAAACGGCTGTGCCGATACTGTCAATGCCTATCGGCACAGCCGTTTTCTCGCTTTGATTTACAACAGCCATCGAACATTCAACAGGCCGGAATCATAGGCCATCAGCCTTCATAATCCGGCCATTTAATATCAAGGAATCGACATGAAACTTCATTCCAATATCGTCGTCGGTGTGCTCGCCGCGGCGACGTTATGCGGACCCATGATGTTGCCTTCCGCCTACGCCGCGGAACCGCCAGAGACGTCACCATCCGCTACATCATCGGCAGCAGCATCATCGGCGACACTGCCATCGGCACTATCACCTGTATCATCCACCGCCGCGAAGGATTCCGCACCGAACCTGTCGAACAAAGAGACAACTCCGACGTCCCAGGCACCAATCATCGGCCAACCATCATCCGCAAAACCGGCAACAACAAGCACACAATCTGCCACACCAACGGCGTCAACGGAACCAACAGTACCGAAACCACCAAAGCCGGCAACACAGGAAGTAACCGATAAAAGCGGCCTGCAATCGCTGCTGACGTCAACCACGCAAGCCAAGCTCCAGCCACTGGCCTCGGGCGGCCACGCCGACAACAGCACGGCGCCATACGACCATGCCTCGCCCAACCAAGCCGATCTCGGCAAACTCAATGACGCGCGAACTGCCGCCCAGCAGGTCATTGACAACGCAACGGCATCCCAGAACGACATCACCCAAGCAGCGGCCCAGCTGCAAAAGGCCTTCGACGCCGTACGGTTCATCTATCATTACACCGGTATCACCGGCACCAACGGCGCCCGCGTCTTCGACAATAACGGTTCGCTCATCCAAGCCCACGGCACCGGCATTCAAAAAGTGAAAACCTCACTGCTGGCACCGTCCGACAGAGCCATTGACGCCAATGG
This window encodes:
- a CDS encoding bacterial Ig-like domain-containing protein, translating into MQGKVAAAAASLALIVGSILPTTAMASTSGIARDANAVTTLTPNPWFANGPFEGWGTSLAWLANATGSYGEPGSIKHSSGNAQADAKALQYGKDLREQFYQSIFGRDGLDLNMARYNVGGGNASDVAYGYPFMRQGAAVPGYWAEDPDGSLNLYGGTSTKQADKNALDTAYSANSDDSYVWGTRSQNSQAAKNVQAQEWWLKRGAQNGDITDVEAFANSAPWFMTESGYATGGQNSSAENLKDPQKFGQYLAKVVQHLNTLQAENGNKVKVNTVEPLNESETGYWGTPSDMASAHATGNSEDAKLIQRYWERYYRGAGKDQSKTPYSTAVKKPQEGMHVDNGTAQTALLALHEALAADGQNNVKVSATDATDSGQFVDSYNNYPQNVRDAIGQYNTHSYGTNRQRVARDIAQSDSKRISMSEVDGSWQNGGFNPYGFDNGLGMAGKINSDIYALQSDDFTFWQVVEDLYNMSTADTDINGNAANPKGENTNWGTVLIDFDCNVAGTDGKLYSERDVDNNQGRTNGIKPCSVVVNSKYNAVRAYTKFIHRGDRIIANNSTANNMTATSADGKTQTVIHRNNSSKDEKLVIDLSKYGDIAANASGKLFLTTAPAAKDDKYAATLDYMNQYSNIEQNSDAVSIDAKAKTATVTIPAKSIASIELNGVTGVAKNVGLNNGQSYQLIGQGSNRNLQAAQDGSLTIEDAANDATSAKSQIFTFNEVAADPARPTLHRYVISSADGAKILMQDGKFAAGNVASAKTDKHAIWTLNTEDGEHYSLVNTAAQQALEVGGQKTAAGSAVGTYISNGGTNQAWSIRDVVATGIKPVKVQTPIGTVPTMPSSVTPYYTWGTGQPATATWNTSSLAQQVKTPGTYAVNGHATDIYGNTMAAQAKVYVGKFSVSDPASITVATGSTLAQVKAAAPATANAHVGSSPEFASAAQWQWGDLNDSDFARAGKKQVPGTLDDGAHGTIPASLTIYVTNPKNTNGENLAAAFCSSAAASSTENSHSVAYTCDGKTDDNSWSNWSSSPTDTNPWLSYTFDHAHALNSLEFVSYGEATPKSFTVQYKNGSGDWTDSGITAQTGENLRGDVTTVDISSLPATSGIRLNLTYRDDANYYAKVSEVRIFEKQVVASPSNDATLGDLRLDGKQIEGFNPAKTSYDVKLPYGAESNPVLQAFAADGAAKLSVKWEQPSTQRSATGTLDDDPAIGGKATITTQSADGTTTQNTVVNFIPTALLTGLRVTPPTKTQYAIGDAFDTTGMTVTAVYTGIERSEQTTPIALNDPELSISGFESASAGDKTVTVSYRGVSSTFTVHVMANNNAGTPGQSGQPGQPGQKPNGNAANKPQLSETGSSIVAPVAIALTSLAAAGLLLALRRRRV